From Megalobrama amblycephala isolate DHTTF-2021 linkage group LG24, ASM1881202v1, whole genome shotgun sequence, the proteins below share one genomic window:
- the LOC125260176 gene encoding interferon-induced very large GTPase 1-like, with the protein MASSSVKRGRRSPSFERPNMSDLRIVLLGKNITENNRVGNFILGRAAFESEAPANVELNIEKHREKLKDRDVTVINTPHLLRPNLSITQITQRVKECVNLSAPGPHVIILVLQQKDFSDNDRHRVKYVLNEFSKEALKHTVVLTDEREINSNCIHRLVKECGGGHLQFDEIKSGLNSEILERVEKILKENQVQFLICDLYEEAGELDKDQSSSGGLVTAEEEDFDHEDDGKIKQRNKEEMQVAVQRNALFSREDSDDVRIVLLGKTGVGKSATGNTILGREAFAEDMSQESVTRECQSQTAEINGRQITVIDTPGLFDTKLSQDEIQREITNCLSMILPGPHVFLLVIPVGRFTEEAENTVKIIQETFGENSSMYTIVLFTRGDDLKKKKKTIEEYLGKPGSALMKLIGQCGNRYHVFNNNETGDREQVSTLLQKINDMVTANGGSYYTCKMFRKMEREKQEAQMKKLMDEVEELKREREQLLTKHEEEKEKMKKMMDEERNNHDAEKKKREEEFEKKREKDQNVWDEHYQRLKEERDEIKREKEALQVKHEVEIEKMKKMMEEERQNHDTERRRREEDVRESEERYKREIKIEQEKWEKKLQEEKQRGEEEFEKRREKEQKMWDECCQRLKGERDEIKREKKDLQAKHEVEIEKRKKMMEEERQNHETERRRREEEFRKSEERYKTQQDKLETKLQEERLRREEEDEKRKEKEQNIRDQCDEKMKREREEIKNEKERIEREKDDLQAKHKAEIEKMKKMMVEERQNHDTEKRRREEKVRKNEEQYRKEIKEKEKQMQKLQEEMLKQHEILRKGIQNDKSLREEQCKIYEDRIKLIEQQKKDELMRAKSADYEENRRKDMENIKMCCSQTASSLQKDEFGPKTTEQLEELYDRLDLTKRRQDKMKTADILEITKSSFQSHEPQEENELVNSFLQKLINMNYSARYTAIKHRKKESNKDSANPDIHPMDVQMAVFHCADGFLKQLMVTKLSQCQYSLPLLVPDPFTQQIEFPLWTFRQINKSWKKKNSNNEIISQTQPVYKAETPMVAFFRFGSVSPSKSQLMNGLINEKHQTFFHRNCSGSSRTRLLMDGVVEIAWYCPSGKKTDLFDECVAFCNLHGDAADNEKQYEILTSMASVNVLFLPDFGQKNQNQFLVRSLFRSPQPLICLLTDSDCDETEMGNGKFIVGLLNKNQSDVSNQIREMIRLNLTEQKKPFKLEDVAKHTGLRVDEEDPECRRGKEAAVQIMGLLRGKDPSTVKETNLPCQGKLWHDWCKINKELHHLEGENLEEDKSTKMKNMIEIREKQVAQGLSEFMRTFIEAMKSQKDSEKNYFLRWMMNLLDDFTLEKLCDLQKEYDVKWHKVSALKKKPDNLDQLQTEQTNLENISEKIISRFGLEHILREIGQTYESWSSLKKNKENNQQFDFCSLPSLAAEMMISGFPMELMDGDAAHVPLTWVTAVLDELVEKLRDQKVFVLSILGIQSSGKSTMLNAMFGLQFAVSAGRCTRGAFMQLVKVSEEMKTELKLDYILVVDTEGLRAPELAGRSTTSRDNEMATFVVGLGNMTLINIFGENPSEMQDILQIVVQAFMRMKNIRLNPSCMFVHQNVSDITAGEKNMEGRRRLQETLDEMTKLAAKEEVCDAEGFSDVIEFDVQKDVKYFAQLWEGSPPMAPPNPNYCENIQELKQSILTHASKSDGIMLTHLRDCIQDLWEALLNEQFVFSFKNSLEIATYKKLQTEYSKWTWSLRSAMLVIENRIQNKIENEAIHDVEENDLQTELNAKSEEVKNTMSDFFKKDRDAAVLNQWKGLFEIKIKQLQENIVRETKRKLNGVLQQRHLKKKMDAERTHHENTLFEKSKELALKFKNQANDENVMKTQFDSFWKEQTAEITRDAPLVKDIDILGDVKKILSETHASLPLDRMKESHLQKDMISLPSYSEYVQFKKSSGITGALKNMYKQGKEIIGLVLSEEDEVQIKSLITDIAEHTDEMIQSYNIAKMGYNISYIQQLIDYIKARLMQHQEEPNVKYVFKSEFFIDLVLYRCHRANKTFTDQHKMFREANDPVLYLGRKKQEYYRIFHKYCQGATSTAVFGEFVCNKLKNPIQQNIYKKTARDLADEMKTNCESFSGNRSNLEKHILRSLAEKQDFKAHLTYIKNPREHFKNFIRDEVSQYITERFEHSVRPKMENSIKLLEQKITKAAHESTKQAVEINGDADSWLLHFTQQLSDVLVLSLNDLTGVNLDDVKVSFLEDVIKKELPSIMSDIHSEFSTETFPVKLDYTDRPDELLINHLCDCCWVQCPFCAAICTNSIEGHTGDHSVPFHRNLGLNGWSYRGTTNLSIDICTSAVASDRSFYPNSSDDTVLWKEYRKGGPEFASWSITPDLSELPYWKWFVCRFQEDLENHYEKTFQGSGKIPDEWRKYSQEEAIESLNKYI; encoded by the exons ttaaaaGAGGGCGGCGAAGTCCATCTTTTGAGCGACCTAATA TGAGTGATTTGAGGATTGTTCTGCTGGGGAAGAATATAACAGAAAACAACAGAGTGGGAAACTTCATCTTAGGAAGAGCAGCGTTTGAGAGTGAAGCACCTGCTAATGTAGAGCTGAACATTGAGAAACACAGAGAAAAACTGAAGGACAGAGACGTCACAGTCATCAACACTCCTCACCTGCTGAGGCCAAATCTGTCAATCACTCAGATCACACAGAGAGTGAAAGAGTGTGTGAATCTGTCTGCTCCTGGACCTCATGTGATCATACTTGTGCTGCAGCAGAAAGACTTCAGTGACAATGACAGACATAGAGTGAAATATGTGCTGAATGAATTCAGTAAGGAGGCTCTTAAACACACTGTAGTGTTGACTGATGAGAGAGAGATAAACAGTAACTGTATTCATCGATTGGTAAAAGAGTGTGGAGGTGGACATCTACAGTTCGATGAAATAAAATCAGGCTTGAACTCTGAGATACTTGAAAGAGTGGAGAAGATACTCAAAGAAAACCAGGTCCAATTTCTTATCTGTGACTTGTATGAGGAAGCAGGAGAATTGGATAAAGATCAGAGCAGTTCTGGAGGTTTAGTCACAGCAGAAGAAGAGGATTTTGATCACGAAGATGATGGAAAAATCAAACAGAGAAACAAAGAGGAAATGCAAGTTGCTGTCCAAAGGAATGCCTTGT TTTCAAGAGAGGATTCAGATGATGTGAGGATtgttctgctgggaaaaacTGGAGTTGGGAAGAGTGCAACAGGAAACACCATCTTAGGGAGAGAAGCATTTGCAGAAGACATGTCTCAAGAGTCAGTCACTAGAGAGTGTCAGAGTCAGACGGCTGAGATCAATGGCAGACAGATTACTGTGATTGACACTCCTGGACTGTTTGATACTAAACTTAGTCAAGATGAGATCCAGAGAGAAATCACCAACTGCCTCTCCATGATTCTGCCAGGACCACATGTGTTTCTGTTAGTGATTCCAGTGGGACGATTCACTGAGGAGGCAGAAAACACTGTGAAGATCATTCAAGAGACTTTTGGTGAAAACTCATCAATGTACACTATAGTGCTCTTCACCAGAGGAGATGatctgaagaagaagaagaagaccaTTGAAGAGTATCTTGGAAAACCTGGATCTGCTTTGATGAAGCTCATTGGACAGTGTGGAAACAGATACCATGTGTTCAATAATAATGAGACTGGAGATCGTGAGCAGGTGTCGACATTACTGCAGAAAATCAATGACATGGTGACAGCAAATGGAGGAAGTTACTACACATGTAAGATGTTCAGAAAGATGgaaagagaaaaacaagaaGCACAGATGAAAAAACTAATGGATGAAGTGGAAGaactgaagagagagagagaacaactGCTGACCAAAcatgaagaagagaaagagaaaatgaagaAGATGATGGATGAAGAAAGAAATAATCATGATgcagagaagaagaaaagagaagaagaatttgagaaaaagagagagaaagatcaaAATGTGTGGGATGAACATTATCAGAGACTTAAAGAAGAGAGAGATGAAatcaaaagagagaaagaagctCTTCAAGTCAAACATGAAGTAGAAATAGAAAAGATGAAGAAGATGATGGAGGAAGAAAGACAGAATCATGACACAGAGAGAAGGAGAAGAGAAGAAGATGTCAGAGAGAGTGAAGAACGATACAAAAGAGAAATTAAAATAGAACAAGAGAAATGGGAGAAAAAGTTACAAGAGGAAAAAcagagaggagaagaagaatttgagaaaaggagggaaaaagaacaaaaaatgtgGGATGAATGTTGTCAGAGACTTaaaggagagagagatgaaatcaaaagagagaaaaaagatcTTCAGGCCAAACATGAAGTAGAAATAGAAAAGAGGAAGAAGATGATGGAGGAAGAGAGACAGAATCATGAAACAGAGAGAAGGAGAAGAGAAGAAGAATTTAGAAAGAGTGAAGAACGatacaaaacacaacaagaTAAACTGGAAACAAAATTACAAGAGGAAAGACTGAGGAGGGAAGAAGAGGATGAGAAGAGGAAGGAGAAAGAACAAAACATAAGAGATCAATGTGATGAGAaaatgaaaagagagagagaggaaataaaaaatgaaaaggagagaatagaaagagagaaagacgaTCTTCAGGCCAAACATAAAGCAGAAATAGAAAAGATGAAGAAGATGATGGTGGAAGAAAGACAGAATCATGACACAGAGAAGAGGAGACgagaagaaaaagtcagaaagaATGAAGAACAATACAGAAAAGagataaaagaaaaagagaaacaaaTGCAGAAACTTCAAGAGGAAATGCTGAAACAACATGAGATACTCAGAAAAGGAATCCAGAATGATAAATCTCTGAGAGAAGAACAGTGTAAGATTTATGAAGACAGAATTAAGTTAATAGAACAACAGAAGAAAGATGAACTAATGAGAGCTAAATCAGCAGACTATGAAGAAAACAGAAGAAAAGATATGGAGAACATAAAAATGTGTTGCTCCCAAACAGCTTCTTCTCTACAG AAAGATGAATTTGGACCAAAAACCACTGAACAACTTGAAGAACTCTATGACAGACTAGATCTGACAAAAAGACGTCaagataaaatgaaaacagcagACATTCTTGAAATCACCAAGTCATCATTTCAGTCTCATGAACCACAGGAAGAGAATGAACTGGTAAACTCATTCCTACAAAAGCTGATTAACATGAACTACAGTGCAAGATACACAGCCATAAaacacagaaagaaagaaagtaacaAAGACAGTGCAAACCCTGATATTCACCCAATGGATGTTCAGATGGCCGTGTTTCATTGTGCTGATGGTTTCCTGAAGCAGCTGATGGTGACTAAACTCTCACAGTGTCAGTATTCACTGCCTCTGCTTGTTCCTGATCCATTCACACAACAGATTGAGTTTCCTCTCTGGACATTTAGACAAATCAACAAGAGctggaagaagaagaacagcAACAATGAGATCATCAGTCAAACTCAACCGGTCTACAAGGCTGAGACTCCAATGGTGGCTTTCTTCAGGTTTGGATCAGTGTCTCCATCTAAGTCTCAGCTGATGAACGGCCTCATCAATGAGAAACACCAGACGTTCTTCCACAGGAACTGCTCAGGCAGCAGCAGAACCAGATTACTGATGGATGGAGTGGTGGAGATCGCCTGGTACTGTCCTTCTGGGAAAAAGACGGATTTATTTGATGAATGTGTTGCTTTCTGTAATCTTCACGGTGATGCAGCAGACAATGAGAAACAATATGAGATTCTGACCAGTATGGCTTCAGTAAATGTCCTCTTCTTACCTGATTTTGGACAGAAGAACCAGAACCAGTTTTTGGTGAGATCACTCTTCAGATCTCCTCAGCCTCTCATTTGTCTGCTCACTGACAGTGACTGTGATGAAACTGAAATGGGGAATGGAAAATTCATTGTTGGTCTTTTGAACAAAAACCAATCTGATGTTTCTAATCAGATAAGGGAGATGATCAGACTGAATTTGACTGAGCAGAAAAAACCCTTCAAACTTGAAGATGTGGCCAAACACACAGGACTCAGAGTAGATGAGGAGGATCCAGAGTGTCGGAGAGGGAAAGAGGCAGCAGTCCAGATCATGGGATTACTGAGAGGAAAAGATCCATCAACAGTGAAGGAAACAAACCTGCCCTGTCAGGGGAAACTGTGGCATGACTGGTGTAAAATCAACAAAGAGCTGCATCACCTAGAAGGAGAAAATCTAGAGGAAGATAAAAGTACCAAAATGAAGAACATGATAGAAATAAGAGAAAAGCAAGTGGCACAAGGATTGAGTGAGTTTATGAGGACATTTATTGAAGCAATGAAATCACAGAAAGACAGTGAAAAAAACTATTTCCTCAGATGGATGATGAACCTGCTGGATGATTTCACTTTAGAGAAGCTCTGTGATCTTCAAAAGGAATATGATGTCAAATGGCATAAAGTCTCAGCACTGAAAAAAAAGCCTGACAATCTAGATCAGCTGCAAACTGAACAAACAAACCTGGAAAACATATCAGAAAAAATCATTTCAAGATTTGGTTTGGAGCACATCCTGAGAGAGATTGGTCAGACCTATGAATCGTGGTCATCTTTGAAAAAGAACAAGGAAAACAATCAGCAGTTTGACTTCTGTTCTCTCCCGAGTCTTGCAGCAGAGATGATGATCTCTGGATTTCCCATGGAGCTGATGGATGGAGATGCTGCTCATGTTCCTCTCACCTGGGTCACTGCTGTTCTAGATGAACTTGTTGAGAAACTGAGAGACCAGAAAGTCTTTGTGTTGTCAATTTTAGGGATTCAGAGCTCTGGGAAATCCACCATGCTGAATGCCATGTTTGGACTGCAGTTTGCCGTCAGTGCTGGCAGATGCACCAGAGGAGCTTTCATGCAGCTGGTCAAAGTGTCAGAAGAGATGAAAACAGAGCTGAAGCTTGACTACATTCTGGTTGTTGATACTGAAGGACTTCGAGCACCAGAACTGGCTGGAAGATCAACAACATCTCGTGACAATGAAATGGCCACATTTGTTGTTGGTCTTGGAAATATGACCCTGATCAACATCTTTGGAGAAAACCCATCTGAGATGCAGGACATTCTTCAGATTGTTGTTCAGGCCTTCATGAGGATGAAGAACATTAGACTGAACCCGAGCTGCATGTTTGTGCATCAGAATGTCTCAGATATCACAGCTGGAGAGAAAAACATGGAGGGAAGGAGACGACTGCAGGAGACACTGGATGAAATGACAAAACTAGCTGCTAAAGAGGAAGTCTGTGATGCAGAAGGATTCAGTGATGTGATTGAGTTTGATGTACAGAAAGATGTGAAGTATTTTGCTCAGCTCTGGGAGGGCAGCCCACCCATGGCACCACCAAACCCAAACTACTGCGAGAACATTCAAGAACTGAAGCAAAGTATTCTTACACATGCTTCAAAATCAGATGGCATAATGCTGACACACCTGAGAGACTGTATTCAAGATCTCTGGGAGGCTTTGCTTAATGAACAATTTGTGTTCAGCTTCAAAAATTCCCTTGAAATCGCAACATACAAGAAACTACAGACTGAATACAGCAAGTGGACCTGGAGCCTTCGGAGTGCCATGCTGGTCATTGAAAAcagaatacaaaataaaatagaaaatgaagCAATTCATGATGTTGAGGAAAATGATCTTCAAACAGAACTAAATGCCAAAAGTGAAGAAGTGAAAAATACAATGTCTGATTTCTTTAAGAAAGACAGAGATGCAGCTGTACTGAATCAGtggaaaggtttgtttgagatAAAAATCAAACAACTTCAAGAAAACATTGTGAGAGAAACTAAGAGGAAATTAAATGGGGTTCTTCAGCAGCGTCACCTGAAGAAAAAGATGGATGCTGAGAGGACACATCATGAAAACACACTCTTTGAAAAGAGCAAAGAACTTGCTTTAAAATTCAAAAACCAAGCAAATGATGAGAATGTCATGAAAACACAGTTTGATTCCTTTTGGAAAGAACAGACAGCTGAAATCACCAGAGACGCTCCTTTAGTCAAAGATATCGACATATTAGGAGATGTGAAAAAGATCCTAAGTGAGACCCATGCAAGTCTTCCTTTAGACCGTATGAAAGAGAGCCATCTGCAGAAAGATATGATCTCTTTGCCAAGCTATTCAGAATATGTACAGTTCAAGAAATCCAGTGGAATTACAGGAGCTCTGAAAAATATGTACAAACAAGGTAAAGAGATAATTGGTCTTGTTTTATCTGAGGAAGATGAAGTCCAGATAAAATCATTAATCACAGACATTGCTGAACACACAGATGAAATGATTCAGTCATATAACATTGCAAAGATGGGCTACAACATCAGCTACATTCAACAACTCATAGATTACATAAAGGCAAGATTAATGCAGCATCAGGAAGAGCCAAATGTGAAATATGTGTTCAAGAGTGAATTCTTCATTGATCTGGTACTTTACAGATGTCACAGAGCAAACAAGACATTCACTGACCAACACAAAATGTTCAGGGAAGCCAATGATCCTGTTCTTTATTTGGGGAGGAAGAAGCAAGAATACTACAGGATTTTCCACAAATACTGTCAAGGAGCAACATCAActgctgtttttggtgaatttgTTTGTAATAAACTTAAAAACCCCATTCAGCAGAATATCTACAAAAAAACTGCCAGAGATTTAGCAGATGAAATGAAGACAAACTGTGAATCATTCAGTGGGAACCGATCAAACCTGGAGAAACACATCCTGAGGAGCCTTGCAGAAAAACAGGATTTCAAAGCCCACTTGACCTACATTAAAAATCCCAGAGAACACTTCAAGAATTTCATCAGAGATGAAGTCAGTCAGTACATCACTGAAAGATTTGAACACAGTGTTCGACCCAAGATGGAAAACAGCATTAAACTGCTGGAGCAGAAGATCACAAAAGCAGCACATGAATCCACCAAACAGGCTGTAGAGATAAATGGAGATGCTGATTCGTGGTTGCTTCATTTCACACAACAGCTCTCTGATGTGCTGGTACTGTCTCTAAATGACCTCACTGGAGTGAATCTTGATGATGTTAAAGTCAGCTTCCTAGAAGATGTGATAAAGAAAGAACTTCCTTCTATAATGTCTGACATACACAGTGAATTCAGTACAGAAACTTTTCCAGTAAAGCTGGATTATACAGACAGACCAGATGAGCTTCTGATCAATCACCTCTGTGACTGCTGTTGGGTTCAGTGTCCTTTCTGTGCAGCCATCTGCACAAACTCAATCGAAGGCCATACTGGAGATCATAGTGTTCCTTTCCATCGTAATCTTGGACTGAATGGGTGGAGTTACAGAGGAACAACAAACCTATCTATCGACATCTGTACATCAGCAGTAGCCAGTGATCGATCTTTCTATCCAAATAGCTCAGATGATACAGTCCTCTGGAAGGAATACAGAAAAGGAGGTCCTGAATTTGCTTCATGGAGTATCACCCCAGATCTCTCTGAGCTGCCGTACTGGAAGTGGTTTGTGTGCAGATTCCAGGAAGATCTGGAAAATCACTATGAAAAAACCTTTCAGGGGAGTGGAAAGATTCCGGATGAATGGAGAAAATACTCTCAAGAGGAAGCTATTGAGAGtctgaataaatacatttaa